In the genome of Phytoactinopolyspora mesophila, the window CTGGCAGGTCTGCCTCAAACCGACAGTGAACTGCGCGGACGGTACCTGGCGCGCCTTCATCGGCTTCTTCGACCAGGACGTGCCCGGCGAGCCGAGCTGGACGCAGTGGTTCACGTCGTACCGCGAGTTCATCCTCCACTACGCCCGGATCGCGCAGGACGAAGGCTGCGACATGCTGTGCGTCGGCTGCGAGATGGTGCAGGCGGACCGGCAGGAATCACATTGGCGAGCGCTGATAGCCGAGGTGCGCCAGGTGTACGGCGGCCTGGTGACCTACAACTGCGACAAGTACCAAGAAGACCGTCTGACCTGGTGGGACGCGGTGGACGTCATCACGTCGAGCGGGTACTACCCAGCTGGGACGTGGCCTGAGCACCTCGACCGCATCGAGCGGACGGTCGAGCGCTGGAACAAGCCGTTCTTCTTCATGGAAGCCGGTTGTCCCAGCCGCTCCGGATCCGCCGCCCGGCCGAACGACTGGTCGCTGCCGGGCGAACCGTCCGGGGTGGAGCAGGAACGGTACTACCGAGAGATGTTCGACGAGTGCGCCAAGCGGCCTTGGATGCTCGGTTTCATGCTGTGGGACTGGCCGGCCCGCTTGTACGACGCAGCGGACGCGGCCCGCGATGACGACTACTGCGTGTACGGGAAGGCGGCCCAGACCGTCGTCGGCGCGCACTACACCGCGGTTGCGGAGCGGGCCGCGTTCTCCGGCCACCCGTAAACCCGACTTCGATACCGCCGGGTTGGTTTCGTCCCCGGCTGGGCCGATCATCACCACCTGGCGGTATCGAAGTGGACCCGGATGCGCACCGCACCGAGGCCGGTGGAACTTTTCTCTCGCTTATGCGTCTGCACGTGTAAGAGGATGAAGGAAGTTCGAGCCCGAGATGGCGGGGATATCTCATGGCCGACGTCGCGACGAGACCACTGAGCCGGACGGACCACACCTGGTTCGCCGGCCAGGTCGAAACGCTGCTTCCCGCCCTGTACGGAACGG includes:
- a CDS encoding glycoside hydrolase family 113, with the protein product MTWGWTGVRGTWATPEAESSLQRLSEVGGVNWLTVAFAALQETAHSTHIAFRDEPTVTDDELRWTIRRAREHGWQVCLKPTVNCADGTWRAFIGFFDQDVPGEPSWTQWFTSYREFILHYARIAQDEGCDMLCVGCEMVQADRQESHWRALIAEVRQVYGGLVTYNCDKYQEDRLTWWDAVDVITSSGYYPAGTWPEHLDRIERTVERWNKPFFFMEAGCPSRSGSAARPNDWSLPGEPSGVEQERYYREMFDECAKRPWMLGFMLWDWPARLYDAADAARDDDYCVYGKAAQTVVGAHYTAVAERAAFSGHP